A genome region from Coffea arabica cultivar ET-39 chromosome 7e, Coffea Arabica ET-39 HiFi, whole genome shotgun sequence includes the following:
- the LOC113701085 gene encoding AAA-ATPase At3g50940-like: MASNIKIPSTRAIISAAASVAATAMLIRSVANDIIPREFRQFFFTNVHRLFTAFTNEVILVIDEFDGLGQNQLFKAAEVYLGSILSPSTKRFRATLPQKEKKINISMETNEELTQKFNGFQIKWRMACKQIRPRYVSQPGGYDSTMLSKPRYYELIFHKKHKDKVIGEYLPYVLERSKAIELEKKTLKLFMLGNDRMMGHRGNPWQSVDLDHPATFDTLAMDTDAKKMVIDDLENFVRRKELYRKAGKAWKRGYLLFGPPGTGKSSLVAAMANYLKFDIYDLELTDVRTNSDLRRHLISTANQSILLVEDIDCSIELTVKRPKKASSASMFPQQYGQENWVTLSGLLNFIDGLWSSCGDERIIVFTTNHKDKLDPALLRPGRMDVHIHMSYCTLCGFKLLASNYLGITDHPLFLVVEQLMKVTNVTPAEVGEQLLKNGEPEIVLACLIEFLEEKKKNVQVENHRSNQQAPKSAVLQEPEEEGGNEGKTSVIGLQAIKELVKTNKVSPAEVQDQVIRENEADIILRRLTQLLQEKKETQVLKIDSGSSAENLSLT; the protein is encoded by the exons ATGGCTTCAAACATCAAAATACCATCAACCAGAGCAATCATCTCTGCTGCAGCCTCTGTAGCTGCCACCGCCATGCTTATTAGGTCCGTCGCCAATGATATCATTCCCCGCGAGTTCAGACAATTTTTCTTCACCAATGTTCACCGCCTTTTCACAGCATTCACCAATGAAGTCATCTTAGTCATCGATGAATTCGATGGTCTTGGCCAAAATCAACTCTTCAAGGCCGCAGAAGTTTACTTGGGATCCATTCTAAGTCCATCCACTAAAAGGTTTCGAGCCACACTgcctcaaaaagaaaagaaaatcaacatTTCCATGGAAACCAATGAAGAACTCACCCAAAAATTTAACGGCTTCCAGATAAAATGGAGGATGGCCTGTAAGCAGATTCGACCGAGATACGTTTCACAGCCTGGTGGCTATGATTCAACTATGTTATCCAAACCCCGGtattatgaattaatctttCACAAGAAGCATAAGGATAAGGTTATTGGCGAGTACTTGCCTTATGTTTTGGAAAGATCTAAGGCTATTGAACTTGAAAAGAAGACACTGAAATTGTTTATGTTGGGAAACGATCGGATGATGGGACATAGGGGCAACCCGTGGCAATCAGTCGATCTTGATCATCCAGCCACATTTGACACGTTGGCAATGGATACAGACGCTAAAAAGATGGTTATCGATGATCTTGAGAATTTTGTCCGAAGGAAAGAGCTTTATCGGAAAGCTGGGAAGGCATGGAAAAGGGGGTATTTGCTGTTTGGGCCACCAGGAACAGGGAAATCAAGTTTGGTTGCTGCCATGGCCAACTATTTAAAATTTGACATCTATGACTTGGAGCTCACTGATGTCAGGACCAACTCTGATTTGAGAAGGCATCTGATTTCAACAGCTAATCAGTCGATACTTCTGGTGGAGGACATTGATTGCTCGATTGAGCTCACGGTGAAGCGACCAAAAAAAGCATCAAGTGCATCTATGTTCCCTCAACAGTATGGTCAAGAAAACTGG GTTACCTTGTCTGGATTACTGAACTTCATTGATGGACTATGGTCGAGCTGTGGGGATGAGCGCATCATAGTGTTTACAACTAATCATAAAGATAAGCTAGACCCGGCTTTATTGCGCCCTGGTCGCATGGATGTGCATATTCACATGTCGTATTGCACCCTCTGCGGTTTCAAATTGCTTGCTTCCAATTACCTTGGAATCACAGATCATCCACTCTTCTTGGTTGTTGAGCAGCTGATGAAAGTCACCAATGTGACTCCTGCAGAAGTAGGAGAGCAGTTATTGAAGAATGGTGAGCCTGAAATTGTACTAGCATGCCTGATTGAGTTCcttgaggaaaaaaagaaaaatgtccaAGTTGAAAACCATAGAAGTAATCAACAAGCACCCAAATCTGCAGTTCTCCAAGAGCCGGAGGAAGAAGGTGGAAATGAGGGAAAGACAAGTGTAATCGGCCTTCAAGCAATTAAAGAGCTGGTAAAGACGAATAAAGTGTCTCCTGCTGAAGTTCAAGACCAAGTGATAAGGGAGAACGAGGCTGATATTATTTTGAGACGCTTGACTCAATTGCTTCAGGAGAAAAAGGAGACGCAAGTACTAAAAATAGATTCAGGATCTTCTGCTGAGAATCTCTCCCTAACCtga